One Alkalicoccus halolimnae DNA segment encodes these proteins:
- the rpmG gene encoding 50S ribosomal protein L33 produces MRVQVTLACTETGDRNYITTKNKRTNPDRIELKKYSPRLGRHTMHKETK; encoded by the coding sequence ATGCGAGTACAAGTAACTCTTGCCTGCACTGAAACAGGTGACCGAAACTATATCACAACTAAAAATAAGCGTACAAATCCAGATCGTATCGAACTGAAAAAGTACAGCCCGCGTCTAGGTCGCCACACAATGCATAAAGAAACAAAGTAA